In Janthinobacterium sp. 67, a genomic segment contains:
- a CDS encoding phasin family protein: protein MFSIPEQFSSATKANLEAQFALFSSLTGKAFEGIEKIVELNLTAAKATLEESTAAAKQLLSAKDPQEFFSLSAAQAQPSAEKAIAYGRHLAAITSGTQAEFSKAAESQIAETNRKVISLVEEVTKNAPAGSENAVAILKSAIGNANAGYEQFSKTSKQAVEAIEANLTSAVNQFTQAAEKVVPRAAAK from the coding sequence ATGTTTTCAATTCCTGAGCAATTTTCGTCCGCTACCAAAGCCAACCTGGAAGCCCAATTCGCCCTGTTCTCGTCGCTGACGGGCAAGGCCTTCGAAGGCATCGAAAAGATCGTCGAACTGAACCTGACGGCCGCCAAGGCGACCCTGGAAGAATCGACCGCCGCCGCCAAGCAATTGCTGTCGGCAAAAGATCCACAAGAATTCTTCTCGCTGAGCGCTGCTCAAGCCCAGCCTAGCGCCGAAAAAGCCATCGCTTACGGTCGTCACCTGGCTGCCATCACGTCCGGCACCCAAGCCGAGTTCAGCAAAGCAGCCGAATCGCAAATCGCTGAAACCAACCGCAAAGTGATTTCGCTGGTGGAAGAAGTCACCAAGAACGCGCCAGCCGGTTCGGAAAACGCCGTCGCCATCCTGAAAAGCGCCATCGGCAACGCCAATGCAGGCTACGAGCAATTCTCGAAAACCAGCAAGCAAGCCGTCGAAGCCATCGAAGCGAACCTGACGTCGGCCGTGAACCAGTTCACGCAAGCAGCTGAAAAAGTCGTGCCACGCGCTGCCGCCAAGTAA
- a CDS encoding DMT family transporter, translating to MSNLPAAAGASGKASLLTTLTPMALPGFFVLLWSTGFIVAKFGLPYAPPLTFLLLRFLGVLVILLPLVLLLRAPWPVGQFRQIAVAGILMQAGYLAGVWCAIKLGMPAGLSALIVGMQPVLTACAAPLIGESVRPRQWLGLFFGLLGVALVVYAKINLVGLTVESVLLCVFALLSMTAGTMYQKRHCPQFDLRTGTVVQFAASIVVVLPFVLYFEGLDLHFSNVQWTANFIGALLWSVLVLSIGAIFLLFALIRRSDATKVTGLLYLTPPTTAVMAWLMFGEAFNMLGIAGMLVAVIGVVFVVKK from the coding sequence ATGTCCAATCTTCCCGCCGCGGCTGGCGCCAGCGGCAAAGCCTCTCTTCTGACCACTCTGACGCCGATGGCCTTGCCCGGTTTCTTCGTGTTGTTATGGAGCACAGGTTTTATCGTGGCCAAGTTTGGCCTGCCGTACGCCCCCCCGCTGACCTTTTTGCTGCTGCGTTTCCTGGGCGTGCTGGTGATTCTGCTGCCGCTGGTGCTGCTGTTGCGCGCGCCGTGGCCCGTGGGACAGTTCCGCCAGATCGCCGTGGCCGGCATCTTGATGCAGGCCGGTTACCTGGCCGGTGTCTGGTGTGCCATCAAGCTGGGCATGCCGGCCGGCCTGTCCGCGCTGATCGTGGGCATGCAGCCCGTGCTGACGGCCTGCGCCGCACCGCTGATCGGCGAATCCGTGCGCCCGCGCCAGTGGCTGGGCCTGTTCTTTGGCTTGCTGGGCGTGGCCCTCGTCGTGTATGCGAAGATCAACCTCGTGGGCCTGACCGTGGAAAGCGTGCTGCTGTGCGTATTCGCCTTGCTGTCGATGACGGCCGGCACCATGTACCAAAAACGCCACTGTCCGCAATTCGACTTGCGCACCGGCACGGTGGTGCAGTTTGCCGCTTCCATCGTCGTGGTCTTGCCATTCGTCCTGTATTTCGAAGGGCTGGACCTGCATTTCAGCAATGTGCAATGGACGGCGAACTTCATCGGCGCCTTGCTGTGGTCGGTACTCGTGCTGTCCATCGGCGCCATCTTCCTGCTGTTCGCCCTGATCCGCCGCAGCGACGCGACGAAAGTGACGGGCTTGCTGTACCTGACGCCGCCCACGACGGCCGTGATGGCCTGGCTGATGTTTGGCGAAGCATTCAATATGCTGGGCATCGCCGGCATGCTGGTGGCCGTGATCGGCGTCGTGTTTGTGGTCAAGAAATAG
- a CDS encoding nitroreductase, protein MNKQASETRAAQQAVDAVILSRRSIRAFLPTPVAQDDIARILEVAARAPSGANMQPWKVYVLSGEARARLSRRILEAYAAPKVPDAPARTASYTYYPRQWTAPFIERRRKIGLDLYQLLGLERGDTAGMAAQHGRNFQFFDAPVGLIFTIERVLEQGSWLDYGMFLQNIMLAARARGLDTCPQAAFIHYHDIIRDELDVPASEMVVCGMALGYADPDKIENRLSTEREPLAGFVKFMDK, encoded by the coding sequence GTGAACAAGCAAGCATCTGAAACCCGGGCGGCGCAGCAAGCCGTCGACGCCGTCATTCTGTCGCGCCGTTCTATCCGCGCCTTTTTGCCCACGCCGGTGGCGCAGGACGATATCGCGCGCATCCTGGAGGTGGCGGCGCGCGCGCCCTCGGGTGCCAACATGCAGCCGTGGAAAGTGTATGTGCTGTCGGGCGAGGCGCGCGCGCGCCTGTCGCGCCGCATCCTGGAAGCGTATGCGGCGCCGAAAGTGCCCGATGCGCCCGCCCGCACGGCGTCGTACACCTATTACCCGCGCCAGTGGACGGCGCCGTTCATCGAGCGCCGGCGCAAGATCGGCCTGGACCTGTACCAGCTGCTGGGCCTGGAGCGGGGCGATACGGCCGGCATGGCGGCCCAGCATGGGCGCAATTTCCAGTTTTTCGATGCGCCCGTCGGCCTGATCTTTACCATCGAGCGGGTGCTGGAGCAGGGTTCCTGGCTCGACTATGGCATGTTCTTGCAAAACATCATGCTGGCGGCGCGCGCGCGTGGGCTCGACACGTGCCCGCAGGCAGCCTTCATCCATTACCATGACATCATCCGCGACGAGCTGGACGTGCCGGCCAGCGAAATGGTGGTGTGCGGCATGGCCCTCGGCTATGCCGATCCGGACAAGATCGAAAACCGCCTGAGCACGGAACGCGAGCCGCTGGCCGGCTTTGTTAAATTCATGGACAAATAG